From the genome of Geoglobus ahangari, one region includes:
- a CDS encoding Lrp/AsnC family transcriptional regulator: MDDKDRVIIEMLTKDARTPLTKIAKKLGITEAAVRKRLKNLEEKGIILGYTTVVNPTMLGYGSVSLTGIDTEPDKFLDVARKVCEYDFARSVYITSGDHMIMVEIWAKDGDELTRIISDVIGKMEGVKRVCPAIVLEKMK; the protein is encoded by the coding sequence ATGGACGATAAGGACAGGGTAATCATCGAGATGCTCACAAAGGACGCGAGAACCCCGCTAACGAAGATAGCTAAGAAACTCGGGATAACCGAGGCGGCTGTCAGGAAGAGGCTCAAGAACCTCGAGGAGAAGGGGATAATTCTGGGATACACGACCGTTGTTAACCCAACAATGCTTGGCTACGGGAGCGTTTCGCTCACGGGAATAGACACCGAGCCGGACAAGTTCCTCGACGTGGCGAGAAAGGTCTGCGAGTACGACTTCGCAAGGAGCGTCTACATCACGAGCGGAGACCACATGATCATGGTGGAGATCTGGGCGAAGGACGGGGACGAGCTCACCCGGATAATCTCGGACGTCATAGGGAAGATGGAGGGCGTTAAGAGAGTCTGTCCAGCGATAGTCCTTGAAAAGATGAAGTAA
- a CDS encoding rubrerythrin family protein, with protein MGEMSRRFLSEAFAGESQAHMKYLIFASRAREEGFENVARLFEAIAFAELVHARNHLEALGEVGETKENLVTAINGENWEVEEMYPAYNAVAELQNDNRAKRSIRFAIEAEKIHSAMYTKAKQAVENGKDIEIGEIYICEVCGYTTDTKIDRCPVCGAGFDRFRKF; from the coding sequence ATGGGTGAGATGTCGAGGAGGTTTCTGTCCGAGGCCTTCGCCGGGGAAAGCCAGGCCCACATGAAATATCTAATTTTCGCATCGAGGGCGAGGGAGGAGGGCTTCGAGAACGTTGCGAGGCTCTTCGAGGCGATTGCGTTTGCAGAGCTTGTGCATGCGAGAAATCACCTTGAGGCGCTTGGTGAGGTTGGAGAGACGAAGGAGAACCTTGTCACCGCGATAAACGGGGAGAACTGGGAGGTCGAGGAGATGTACCCTGCATACAACGCTGTTGCAGAGCTTCAGAACGACAACAGGGCCAAGAGGAGCATAAGGTTCGCGATTGAGGCTGAGAAGATACATTCCGCAATGTACACCAAGGCGAAGCAGGCGGTGGAAAACGGAAAGGACATCGAGATTGGCGAGATTTACATCTGCGAGGTTTGCGGATACACGACAGACACAAAGATAGACAGGTGCCCGGTCTGCGGAGCCGGCTTCGACAGGTTCAGAAAGTTCTGA
- a CDS encoding ZIP family metal transporter — translation MLHLAIISTIIVSLVSLVGIFTLAMRREMLWKTIFILVSFAAGVLLGASFFHLLPESINEAGIELAFQFFIAGFTSFYLLERIMRWRHCHESDCEVHPVSQLALIGDSIHNFIDGVVIAVAYITDVNLGILTTFAVITHEIPQELGDFGVLVYGGYSVRKALLYNFLTALTAVAGAIAGYFLVAERFLPVVVAFAAGNFTYIATSDLIPELHKETDFGRSLISFVVFIAGLLLIYHMGHFHAH, via the coding sequence ATGCTTCACCTGGCGATCATCAGCACCATCATCGTCAGCCTCGTCTCCCTCGTGGGGATCTTCACTCTCGCGATGAGAAGGGAGATGCTCTGGAAGACGATATTCATCCTCGTGAGCTTTGCAGCCGGAGTTCTGCTGGGAGCGTCTTTCTTCCACCTCCTGCCGGAGTCCATAAACGAGGCAGGCATTGAGCTGGCGTTTCAGTTTTTCATAGCTGGCTTCACGTCATTCTACCTTCTCGAGCGAATCATGAGGTGGAGGCACTGCCACGAGAGCGACTGCGAGGTGCACCCGGTCTCCCAGCTCGCCCTCATAGGGGACAGCATCCACAACTTCATTGACGGTGTGGTCATAGCTGTAGCCTACATAACAGACGTCAACCTCGGGATACTCACAACATTTGCGGTCATAACCCACGAAATCCCCCAGGAGCTCGGGGACTTCGGAGTTCTCGTGTACGGCGGGTACTCGGTCAGAAAGGCCCTGCTCTACAACTTCCTAACCGCCCTGACGGCAGTGGCTGGGGCGATTGCTGGATATTTCCTCGTTGCGGAGAGGTTTCTTCCAGTCGTCGTGGCGTTTGCAGCCGGGAACTTCACCTACATAGCGACGAGCGATCTGATCCCCGAACTGCACAAGGAGACGGACTTTGGCAGGTCGCTAATCAGCTTCGTCGTCTTCATCGCCGGCCTTCTGCTCATCTACCACATGGGACACTTCCACGCCCACTGA
- a CDS encoding molybdenum-dependent transcriptional regulator, producing the protein MRETEELSPKLRVWLEKDGMHILGKGGAEILEAIDRYRSISAASRHLGMSYRYVWGYIKRMEEATGRKIVEARKGGKGGGEARLTEFGKELLREFERMSEFLERAEMAYEDEWGLLGVKISARNRIKARIRKVEVEGVAGKVEMVVEVPVTIKALITAEAVREMGLKEGDEVFAIIKATDIMVAKKPESVGVEVSHVVDEQKAGDEDDEAD; encoded by the coding sequence GTGAGGGAAACTGAGGAGCTGAGCCCAAAGCTGAGGGTCTGGCTGGAAAAGGATGGTATGCACATACTCGGGAAAGGTGGTGCAGAAATACTCGAGGCCATTGACAGGTATCGTTCCATTTCAGCAGCATCTAGGCACCTTGGAATGTCCTACAGATATGTGTGGGGATACATAAAGAGGATGGAGGAGGCCACGGGAAGAAAAATCGTGGAGGCGAGAAAGGGTGGGAAGGGTGGTGGGGAGGCGAGGCTTACCGAGTTCGGGAAGGAGCTTCTCAGGGAGTTCGAGAGGATGAGTGAGTTCCTCGAGAGGGCTGAGATGGCATATGAGGATGAGTGGGGGCTGCTGGGTGTCAAGATATCTGCCAGAAACAGGATAAAGGCCAGAATCAGGAAGGTGGAGGTCGAGGGTGTTGCAGGGAAGGTGGAGATGGTTGTGGAGGTGCCGGTGACGATAAAGGCGCTGATTACCGCGGAGGCTGTGAGGGAGATGGGGCTGAAGGAGGGAGATGAGGTATTCGCGATAATCAAGGCCACGGACATAATGGTGGCGAAAAAGCCCGAGTCAGTGGGCGTGGAAGTGTCCCATGTGGTAGATGAGCAGAAGGCCGGCGATGAAGACGACGAAGCTGATTAG
- a CDS encoding Yip1 family protein: MKLITDPNRFFEELKYKDVRLRYPVVILTSLATLLTAYQYTLATKVSQALPEELNKFFVIGAYIGMVGSFIGIFAVWLILAVIMHGLSTFFGGRGIFRRTFEFVGYGFFPSLIGSAITVPMVAYYIANAEVPEIGLITLQQNPDVMKTVALSLIPKEAIYSNLVVNFAVTLWSLTIWSFAVRHARDVGLREAFLCALIPTAIFGAYQVWSILKLL, from the coding sequence ATGAAGTTAATTACAGATCCGAACAGATTTTTCGAGGAACTGAAATACAAAGACGTGAGGTTGAGGTACCCAGTGGTAATATTAACGTCTTTGGCGACACTCTTGACAGCATATCAATACACACTCGCAACGAAAGTATCTCAGGCTCTCCCCGAAGAGCTGAATAAGTTCTTCGTCATCGGAGCTTACATCGGAATGGTAGGCAGCTTTATTGGAATTTTTGCAGTCTGGCTGATATTGGCTGTAATCATGCACGGACTGTCTACCTTCTTCGGTGGTAGGGGCATTTTCAGAAGAACCTTCGAGTTCGTCGGTTACGGGTTCTTTCCCTCACTAATCGGTTCAGCAATAACGGTTCCCATGGTAGCTTACTACATTGCAAATGCAGAAGTGCCTGAAATCGGCTTGATTACTCTGCAACAAAATCCAGACGTGATGAAAACGGTGGCACTTTCCTTAATTCCAAAAGAGGCTATTTACTCGAACCTTGTGGTAAACTTCGCGGTCACGCTATGGTCGTTGACGATCTGGAGTTTTGCCGTAAGGCATGCAAGGGATGTTGGGTTGAGAGAAGCTTTTTTATGTGCTCTGATCCCGACTGCGATTTTCGGAGCATATCAGGTCTGGAGTATTTTGAAGCTGCTCTGA
- a CDS encoding helix-turn-helix transcriptional regulator, whose amino-acid sequence MMYSEVFRVLDFASNDRVLEILEAIEREEISDLKKCYPKSTLHYSIQKLKRANLIERRANKYELTQLGITYLKMIRKFHRSLDKLHHLLSKFPDHRIEIPEDFVLRLDELGEFEVVESQSTDVLRPHKIVMGQILRSKEVRGIVSIFYPDYPTVFKEVIKKVNILEIVVTEDVWGLVEAYTHIEKIFR is encoded by the coding sequence ATGATGTATTCAGAGGTCTTTAGAGTTCTCGATTTCGCATCAAATGACAGGGTTTTGGAGATTCTCGAAGCAATTGAGAGGGAAGAAATCTCGGACCTGAAAAAATGCTACCCGAAATCGACTCTGCATTATTCAATTCAGAAGCTAAAAAGAGCAAATCTAATTGAAAGAAGAGCAAATAAGTACGAACTCACCCAATTAGGCATAACATACCTGAAAATGATTAGAAAATTTCACAGAAGCCTCGACAAATTACACCATCTTCTGAGCAAATTTCCCGACCACAGAATAGAAATCCCGGAGGATTTCGTTCTCAGGTTAGACGAACTTGGTGAATTCGAGGTTGTAGAGTCGCAAAGTACGGATGTTTTGAGGCCCCACAAAATTGTCATGGGCCAGATCCTGCGCTCGAAGGAGGTCAGGGGAATAGTCTCCATATTTTATCCAGACTATCCAACTGTCTTCAAAGAGGTCATAAAGAAGGTCAACATTCTTGAGATCGTCGTAACGGAGGATGTGTGGGGGCTTGTAGAAGCATATACTCACATCGAAAAAATATTCCGGTAA
- a CDS encoding transcriptional regulator FilR1 domain-containing protein, whose translation MADKHPHIAFTVTDHFFSAGFYRKSGDYDFWRLLISKDKSAIRFGRDLFEYYKSISEKVF comes from the coding sequence ATGGCTGACAAACACCCCCATATAGCTTTCACAGTCACAGACCATTTCTTTTCAGCTGGATTTTATCGAAAATCGGGAGACTACGATTTTTGGAGGTTGTTGATCTCAAAGGACAAATCCGCGATCAGATTCGGGAGGGACCTGTTCGAGTACTACAAGAGTATATCTGAGAAGGTCTTTTAA
- a CDS encoding stage II sporulation protein M produces MINRMLVLTSIVFFASGVIIGSCNLFEFENKIEPVQDFNINNFKLSFSNILRNNLHVLLLLIGGSFFAGVPTFFGLLINGIPLGIIIRLGRVALFLTLPHSILEIPAIITAGAAGFKIPYEIIRYLVGRKEQVLTREDVKEYLTLALISVVLIVIAAWIEANVTLKIAEHFLSK; encoded by the coding sequence TTGATAAACAGAATGTTGGTGTTAACTTCTATAGTATTTTTTGCGAGTGGTGTGATTATTGGGTCTTGCAATTTATTTGAATTTGAAAATAAAATAGAACCTGTACAAGACTTCAACATAAATAATTTTAAATTAAGTTTTTCTAATATTCTGAGAAATAACCTACATGTTTTGCTATTACTTATTGGAGGGTCATTTTTCGCAGGAGTTCCGACATTTTTCGGATTGCTGATCAATGGCATACCCTTAGGTATAATCATACGTCTCGGTAGGGTGGCACTTTTTCTAACCCTCCCCCACAGCATTCTCGAAATTCCCGCAATAATCACGGCGGGAGCAGCAGGATTCAAAATTCCTTACGAGATAATCAGATACTTGGTTGGCAGAAAGGAGCAAGTTCTAACAAGAGAAGATGTAAAGGAATACCTGACCTTAGCTTTAATTTCAGTAGTTTTAATCGTAATTGCAGCGTGGATAGAAGCGAACGTAACGCTAAAAATAGCTGAGCACTTTTTAAGCAAATAA
- a CDS encoding helix-turn-helix domain-containing protein, with amino-acid sequence MMSLKKVTLRLWHPECWSIESTKDHPGVCLVTKGVFKLEKEVRANFHLIAESYDALKEYMDDIRNYDRYAKEVYIIGKSDLEADIHARFPSHATFYDKVFSLEFMPMRVSISGGYEYWTILIDEEKLSDTLNRLLEIDGIDVEVLSIANLKSFEDEEEEDVVSQISRKLSMKQKRVLIEAYRRGYFEWPRKTSVDELARSFGIAKSTCLHHLRIAESKIMKKIIEELKDKEPHLMDIKTSAKYLF; translated from the coding sequence ATGATGAGCCTAAAGAAGGTAACCCTGAGGCTCTGGCACCCGGAGTGCTGGTCCATCGAGTCCACCAAGGATCATCCCGGCGTGTGCCTCGTAACCAAGGGCGTTTTCAAGCTCGAAAAGGAGGTCAGGGCAAACTTCCACCTGATTGCGGAGAGCTACGACGCTCTTAAGGAGTACATGGACGACATCAGGAACTACGACAGGTATGCAAAGGAGGTGTACATCATAGGGAAGAGTGACCTCGAAGCAGACATACATGCCCGCTTCCCCTCTCACGCCACGTTCTACGACAAGGTATTCTCACTCGAGTTCATGCCCATGCGCGTCTCAATCTCAGGCGGTTACGAGTACTGGACGATCCTGATTGATGAGGAGAAGCTGAGCGACACGCTTAACAGGCTTCTGGAGATTGATGGAATAGACGTGGAGGTTCTCAGCATAGCGAACCTGAAGTCGTTCGAGGATGAGGAGGAAGAGGACGTGGTGAGCCAGATATCGCGGAAGCTCTCGATGAAGCAGAAGAGAGTGCTCATCGAGGCCTACAGGAGGGGATACTTTGAGTGGCCGAGAAAAACGAGCGTGGACGAGCTGGCGAGGAGCTTCGGGATTGCGAAGTCCACATGCCTCCACCACCTCAGAATCGCAGAGTCAAAGATAATGAAGAAGATCATAGAGGAGCTCAAGGACAAGGAACCGCACCTCATGGATATAAAAACCTCCGCGAAATATCTTTTTTAA
- a CDS encoding 2-oxoacid:acceptor oxidoreductase family protein, giving the protein MKAEEDEVVDGVRWEIRLHGRGGQGTVTASLLLAEAAFVHGYYAQSIPFFGAERRGAPVLAFTRISKREILERSQIYSPDCVIVLDPVLPEVVNIFSGVRSGGAVVVNTAKSPSSFTFPQERLTVGTVDAVEIAIQNDLVISGTPVVNAAMLGAFLKVFSRIPPEALESVIRKRFGDGWKANVRAMWDGYESVRVQEVRGSGRGEEAGRKEVKVRFPVSRPKRGVAGKTWVWRDFVPEIDYSKCTACLSCWLYCPESAIIRNGDGVAIDYEYCKGCLVCHSVCPRAAVRVSREVIA; this is encoded by the coding sequence ATGAAGGCCGAAGAGGATGAGGTAGTAGATGGTGTAAGGTGGGAGATCAGGCTTCACGGCAGGGGTGGTCAGGGCACTGTAACCGCTTCCCTCCTGCTGGCCGAGGCCGCGTTTGTCCATGGCTACTATGCCCAGTCCATTCCGTTCTTCGGCGCTGAGAGAAGGGGAGCTCCAGTGCTGGCGTTTACGAGGATATCGAAGAGGGAGATACTCGAGAGAAGCCAGATATACAGCCCTGACTGCGTTATCGTTCTCGATCCCGTTCTTCCGGAGGTCGTGAACATTTTCAGCGGAGTGAGGAGTGGAGGGGCTGTCGTCGTGAACACGGCCAAATCTCCGAGCTCGTTCACGTTCCCGCAGGAGAGGCTGACAGTCGGAACCGTGGACGCGGTGGAGATTGCGATCCAGAACGACCTCGTGATCTCGGGCACTCCGGTAGTTAACGCGGCCATGCTCGGAGCTTTTCTGAAGGTGTTCTCCAGAATACCCCCTGAGGCACTTGAGAGCGTTATCAGGAAAAGGTTCGGGGATGGCTGGAAGGCCAACGTGAGGGCAATGTGGGACGGGTATGAGAGCGTAAGGGTTCAGGAGGTGAGGGGCTCCGGGAGAGGCGAGGAGGCAGGGAGGAAAGAGGTGAAAGTCAGGTTTCCGGTGTCGAGACCCAAGAGGGGCGTGGCTGGGAAAACATGGGTCTGGAGGGACTTCGTGCCGGAGATAGACTACAGCAAGTGCACCGCATGCCTGAGCTGCTGGCTGTACTGTCCCGAGAGCGCGATCATCAGAAACGGGGACGGCGTCGCGATAGACTACGAGTATTGCAAGGGCTGCCTCGTCTGCCATTCTGTGTGCCCGAGAGCTGCGGTGAGGGTTTCGAGGGAGGTGATAGCATGA
- the porA gene encoding hypothetical protein: MKAMITGNQAAAMAARDARVDVVAAYPITPSTPVVEEIARMVETGEMDAKLILVESEHSAMAACIGASASGSRTFTATSSHGLAYMHELLHYAVNARTPVVMAVANRAIGPGWNIWADLSDAMSQRDTGWIQLYCSSNQEIYDTILMAYRVAENRGVMLPAMVCYDGFVLSHTAMPVETGVEGFLDGYESPWNLNFDEPETFGNILPPDYYMELRKDIVESHRRAVKIMREVEEEFEELTGRRTPLLVEEYRTDGASTVLVTLGAIASEAKIVVDEMRRNGERAGLLRIKSFRPFPYDEVTRALEGAERVVVIDRSVSPGAEGQLFSEVKSALYSSKSHPDVLGRVAGLGGRDVTSKAIERAVRLGGREEWIMEVIS; this comes from the coding sequence ATGAAGGCCATGATCACCGGAAATCAGGCCGCGGCGATGGCTGCGAGAGATGCGAGGGTCGACGTTGTGGCGGCATATCCAATCACCCCATCCACACCTGTGGTCGAGGAGATTGCCAGAATGGTGGAGACTGGGGAGATGGACGCGAAGCTCATCCTCGTCGAGTCGGAGCACTCCGCCATGGCGGCATGCATAGGTGCCTCAGCATCTGGCTCGCGCACGTTCACCGCCACGTCGAGCCACGGACTCGCGTACATGCACGAGCTGCTGCACTACGCCGTGAACGCGAGAACGCCTGTGGTGATGGCCGTCGCAAACCGCGCAATAGGGCCAGGGTGGAACATATGGGCCGATCTGAGCGATGCAATGTCCCAGAGGGACACGGGCTGGATCCAGCTCTACTGCAGCAGCAATCAGGAGATATATGACACGATACTGATGGCGTATAGAGTTGCGGAAAACAGGGGCGTGATGCTTCCGGCGATGGTGTGCTACGACGGCTTCGTCCTCTCACACACGGCCATGCCCGTGGAAACTGGCGTCGAGGGATTTCTGGACGGCTACGAGTCTCCCTGGAACCTGAACTTCGACGAGCCCGAGACGTTCGGAAACATCCTCCCCCCTGACTACTACATGGAGCTCAGGAAGGACATTGTCGAGTCGCACAGGAGGGCCGTGAAGATCATGAGGGAGGTGGAGGAGGAGTTCGAGGAGCTTACGGGAAGAAGGACGCCCCTTCTGGTCGAGGAGTACAGGACTGACGGGGCAAGTACGGTGCTGGTCACCCTCGGCGCAATCGCATCGGAGGCGAAGATTGTCGTTGATGAGATGAGGAGGAACGGTGAGAGAGCAGGGCTTCTGAGGATCAAGTCCTTCAGACCCTTCCCATACGACGAGGTCACAAGAGCGCTTGAAGGTGCTGAGAGGGTGGTTGTGATCGACAGGTCTGTGAGCCCCGGAGCTGAGGGACAGCTGTTCTCCGAGGTCAAGTCAGCCCTTTACAGCTCGAAAAGTCATCCTGATGTTCTCGGCAGAGTTGCAGGGCTTGGGGGCAGAGATGTGACCTCGAAGGCGATTGAGAGGGCTGTGAGGTTGGGTGGGAGAGAGGAGTGGATTATGGAGGTGATATCATGA
- a CDS encoding 3-methyl-2-oxobutanoate dehydrogenase subunit beta, whose product MKISAIPDREFLLPGNAACHGCGSSMCLRTVLKALGKNTVLVVPASCTSVYQGMFPGSAIDVPVFNTVFAASASTASGIAASLERKGIDATVVVWAGDGGTYDIGLQALSAAAERNKDMIYICYNNEMYSNTGVQKSGATPYGAWTTTTWSGKKEHRKDVAELMVAQDVAYVATASAGYLTDLYRKVRKARKKEGFRYIEILTPCPPGWKYPMDRTVEMGRLVVETGMWILYEYENGEIRLTGMSRAIAGGRRKLRDVEEYLLPQGRFAHLSREDIDVIRSYVEKRWEKLVKLAGGVHAAPAEFYV is encoded by the coding sequence ATGAAGATTTCGGCCATTCCGGACAGGGAGTTTCTGCTTCCCGGTAATGCAGCATGTCATGGATGTGGCTCGTCCATGTGCCTGCGCACAGTCCTCAAAGCGCTCGGTAAAAATACTGTGCTCGTTGTTCCGGCGAGCTGCACCTCAGTTTATCAGGGGATGTTTCCCGGTTCCGCGATAGACGTGCCCGTCTTCAACACGGTCTTCGCGGCATCCGCCTCAACGGCCTCCGGAATAGCGGCAAGCCTTGAAAGGAAAGGAATTGACGCGACTGTCGTTGTCTGGGCGGGAGACGGGGGGACGTACGACATAGGGCTGCAGGCCCTCTCAGCTGCGGCGGAGAGGAATAAGGACATGATATACATCTGCTACAACAACGAGATGTACTCCAACACGGGAGTTCAGAAGAGCGGCGCCACCCCGTACGGGGCGTGGACAACGACGACGTGGAGCGGGAAGAAGGAGCACAGAAAGGACGTTGCAGAGCTGATGGTGGCTCAGGACGTTGCCTACGTCGCCACAGCTTCGGCAGGCTACCTCACTGACCTCTACAGGAAGGTCAGAAAGGCAAGGAAAAAGGAGGGCTTCAGGTACATCGAGATTCTGACCCCCTGCCCCCCGGGCTGGAAGTACCCGATGGATAGGACGGTCGAGATGGGGAGGCTTGTGGTTGAGACGGGGATGTGGATCCTCTACGAGTATGAAAATGGGGAGATCAGGCTCACCGGAATGAGCAGAGCCATAGCAGGTGGAAGGAGAAAGCTGAGGGATGTTGAGGAGTACCTGCTCCCGCAGGGTAGGTTTGCCCACCTCAGCCGGGAGGACATCGACGTGATCAGGAGCTACGTTGAGAAGAGGTGGGAGAAGCTCGTGAAGCTGGCAGGTGGTGTTCATGCAGCTCCAGCAGAGTTCTACGTTTGA
- a CDS encoding Glu/Leu/Phe/Val family dehydrogenase codes for MQLQQSSTFEMMEREEFEEIVFFHDSSTGLKAIVAIHDTTLGPALGGTRMWSYRSELDALRDVMRLAKAMTYKAAAAGLSFGGGKGVIIGDPKRDKSEVLLRSYGRYVQSLGGRFITAEDVGTTLEDMRVLMSETRHVAGTSIDPSPFTAYGVYCGIKACLEYVFGDESLDGVHVAVQGVGKVGGELVRLLLESGARVTVTDVDASRVRRFIELGASYVEPGKIYSVQCDVFSPCALGGVLNDSTVKRLRCSIVAGAANNQLESESVAERLSNLGILYAPDYIINAGGLIAVAKEYECARRGREPSTEEIMRDVERIRDRLEEVFRMSESSMGEEMVITTSRAAEMLARRRIEEARRLKGIYLPD; via the coding sequence ATGCAGCTCCAGCAGAGTTCTACGTTTGAGATGATGGAGAGGGAGGAGTTCGAGGAGATCGTGTTCTTCCACGACTCCTCCACGGGGCTGAAGGCGATAGTTGCCATCCATGATACCACCCTCGGCCCCGCCCTTGGAGGCACGAGGATGTGGAGCTACAGGAGCGAGCTGGACGCTCTGAGAGACGTCATGAGACTCGCGAAGGCCATGACCTACAAGGCCGCCGCTGCCGGGCTCAGCTTCGGTGGTGGCAAGGGAGTGATAATCGGAGACCCGAAGAGGGACAAGAGCGAGGTTTTGCTTAGGAGCTACGGCAGGTACGTGCAGTCCCTTGGCGGGAGGTTCATCACCGCCGAGGACGTGGGAACGACCCTCGAGGACATGAGGGTGCTGATGTCAGAGACACGGCATGTTGCTGGCACGTCCATAGACCCCTCGCCCTTCACGGCCTACGGGGTTTACTGCGGAATAAAGGCGTGTCTTGAGTACGTGTTTGGAGACGAGAGCCTCGATGGTGTGCACGTGGCCGTGCAGGGGGTTGGGAAGGTTGGAGGGGAGCTGGTCAGGCTGCTTCTGGAATCGGGTGCGAGGGTTACGGTAACGGATGTGGACGCGAGCAGGGTGAGGAGGTTTATCGAGCTCGGAGCCAGCTACGTGGAGCCCGGGAAGATCTACTCCGTGCAGTGCGACGTTTTCTCTCCCTGCGCCCTTGGAGGTGTGCTAAACGACAGCACTGTCAAGCGGCTCAGGTGCAGCATAGTGGCAGGAGCCGCGAACAACCAGCTCGAGAGCGAGAGTGTGGCGGAGAGGCTCTCAAACCTCGGAATACTCTACGCCCCGGACTACATAATAAACGCTGGAGGGCTGATAGCCGTGGCCAAGGAGTACGAGTGCGCCAGAAGGGGGAGGGAGCCGAGCACTGAGGAGATCATGAGAGATGTCGAGAGAATCCGTGACAGGCTCGAGGAGGTATTCAGGATGAGCGAGAGCTCGATGGGTGAAGAGATGGTGATCACAACGAGCAGGGCTGCGGAGATGCTGGCAAGGAGGAGGATAGAGGAGGCAAGGAGGCTGAAGGGAATATACCTCCCGGACTGA
- a CDS encoding CBS domain-containing protein yields MDREQLESLIRFDYEVVNADDTISKVFPLLDKLDPDKASALVVKENGKIIGVIRERDLIRGSAMTNPHETKVKNFVIRTGIVDYSDLDVERVVRRFIEDSTPFVIVRKDGNYGVIYINDFLLSLKPELEDVRVREVMNPDVVTINAHDSAGKALSLMRTHGVDRLVVVDERHRVVGVITGKDIVDRIIAPRKRARMGDSKGEKEKTLAIMVESIMSYPPVTCEKDDRVSDVIDQMVEHMVSSVVVVAADETPEGIVTKKDILEKFLAERKPEGQLRIELIVRGMEIDEFDQVAIQSDVEKFMRKFSSFIRDAVMFIYIKQHKERFRGLPLIHVRIKLSSDRGTFFATGEGWGVEFAIHATLKKLEREILKEKELLTDAKMVKRFYEEVFEF; encoded by the coding sequence ATGGACAGGGAACAGCTCGAGAGCCTCATAAGGTTCGATTACGAGGTTGTGAATGCTGATGACACCATATCCAAGGTGTTTCCTCTTCTCGACAAGCTCGATCCGGACAAGGCGAGCGCCCTTGTCGTCAAGGAGAACGGAAAGATCATCGGGGTGATCAGGGAGAGAGATTTGATAAGGGGCAGCGCGATGACCAACCCCCACGAGACGAAGGTCAAGAACTTCGTGATAAGGACGGGCATCGTGGACTACTCGGATCTCGACGTCGAGAGGGTCGTCAGGAGGTTCATCGAGGACTCCACGCCCTTCGTCATAGTCAGGAAGGACGGAAACTATGGGGTCATCTACATAAACGACTTCCTGCTCTCACTCAAGCCCGAGCTTGAGGACGTTAGAGTCAGGGAGGTCATGAACCCGGATGTTGTGACGATAAACGCCCACGACTCAGCCGGAAAGGCGCTCTCGCTGATGAGGACTCACGGAGTCGACAGGCTCGTGGTCGTGGACGAGAGGCACAGGGTCGTTGGAGTCATAACGGGCAAGGACATAGTCGACAGGATCATAGCACCAAGGAAGAGGGCAAGGATGGGCGACAGCAAGGGAGAGAAGGAGAAGACCCTCGCGATAATGGTGGAGAGCATCATGAGCTACCCGCCCGTGACATGCGAGAAGGACGACAGAGTCTCGGACGTCATAGACCAGATGGTCGAGCACATGGTCTCGAGCGTTGTTGTTGTGGCTGCTGATGAGACTCCCGAGGGAATAGTGACAAAGAAGGACATTCTGGAGAAGTTCCTTGCTGAGAGGAAGCCGGAGGGTCAGCTCAGGATAGAGCTCATAGTCAGGGGGATGGAGATCGACGAGTTCGATCAGGTGGCAATTCAGAGCGATGTGGAGAAGTTCATGAGGAAGTTCAGCAGCTTCATAAGGGATGCCGTGATGTTCATTTACATCAAGCAGCACAAGGAGAGGTTCAGGGGGCTGCCACTCATACATGTGAGGATAAAGCTCTCATCCGACAGGGGCACGTTCTTTGCAACCGGTGAGGGATGGGGAGTGGAGTTCGCCATACACGCGACCCTCAAGAAGCTCGAGAGGGAGATACTCAAGGAGAAGGAGCTGCTCACCGACGCGAAGATGGTGAAGAGGTTCTACGAGGAGGTTTTCGAGTTTTAA